Below is a window of Geomonas oryzisoli DNA.
TCATCCCGTTCATGGTGAACGAGGCCGGGGTCTCGGCGACCGAGCTCGACCTGTTCCTGAACCAGAAGAGCGGCCTGGCCGGCATCGTGGGGCGCCGGGTCAGCCGCCGGACCGTCGTGGACGAGGCGGTGGTGGGCGATCCCCGCTGCCAGCTCGCGCTCGACATGGAGGCCTACCGGCTGAGGAAGTACCTGGGGGCGTACATCGCCGTAACCGGGAGGCCCGACGCGATCGTGTTCACCTACGGCGAGGGGTGGGAGGACTGGCCGGTGCGGGGCATGGCGCTGCAGGGGATGAGCCAGTTCGGCATCGAGGTGGATCTGAAACGTGACGCCGAGGCCCTCTTGGGAGGAAAGGACGTCATGATCAGTGCGGACCACTCCGCCGTCAAGGTCTTCGTGATACCAAGCGGCGAGGACATGGTCCTCAACGAGGACGTGGCCGCCATCATGGGGTGGCAGTAGCGGCAGGAGCGGGCGGCGTCGAAAACGCCGCTTCGAAAAGAAACGACGAAGGGCGGATGATCGCATGATCATCCGCCCTTTTTTTATTGTGTGCACCGACGGTAAATGAAGGTGACCTATCGCCGAACCCCCCGGTCAACGCAGGTGAATTATCGACACACCCGTAGGGGCGAATAATCATTCGCCCAGCCGCCGGCGCCTGACTGATGTCAATGGCAAGATGGGCAACGGTGCCAACGGGGCGAATAATTTTCGCCCCTACAGGAGTAAACGCATTCGTGAGGATGGAGGGGCGGACCCGCGATGCCGGCTCGCGTGGCGTCTAGGATCCGATTCCGTTCAGGAACCGCTGCACCATGGGCGTGAAGGTCTGGTGCTCGAGCAGGAAGGCGTCGTGGCCGTAGGCGGAGGTGATCAGGTGGTACTCCACCTGCTTGCCCAGCTTCTGGAGCGATTCGACCATCTCCTCGGTCTGCGCCGGCGGGTAGAGCCAGTCGGAGGTGAAGGCGAAGAACTGGATCGGCGCGCGGACCGGCTCGAAAGCCTCTTCCAGGGATTCGCAGCCGGCGGCGACGTCGTAGAGGTCGAGCGCCTTGGCCAAGTACAGAAAGGAGTTGGCGTCGAAGCGGTCCACGAAGTTGTAGCCGTTGTAGTTGAGGTACCGCTCCACCTCGAACTGGCCGAAGAAGTCGAACTGGCCGTCCCGGGCCGAGAAGCGGCGGCCGAACTTGGCGGTCATGGACTCGTCGGAGAGGAAGGTGATGTGCCCGATGCCGCGGGCGAGCGCCAAGCCGTCCTTGGGGTTCTTGCGGTACTCCCCTTTCTTCCAGGTGGGGTCGTTGAAGATAGCCCAGCGTGCCACGGCGTTGAGCGAGATCGCCTGCGCCGAAGGGCGCGGCGTGGTGGCCAGCACCACCGCCGAGGCGACCCTTTCCGGGTACTGGGTCGCCCACTCCAGGGCCTGCATCCCTCCCATGCTGCCCCCCAGCACGCAAAAGAGTTTCTCGATGCCGAGCCGGTCCAGGAGCAGCGCCTGGGCCTTGACCATGTCGCGCACCGTGATCACCGGGAAGGCGAGGTTGTAGCGCTTGCCGGTTTTGGGGTTGATGGAGGTCGGGCCGGTGGAGCCGAAGCAGGAGCCGATCACGTTGGAGCAGATGACGAAGTAGCGGTCGGTGTCCAGAAGGCACCCCGGGCCCACGATGTCATCCCACCATCCGGCCCTTTTTTCGTCCTCGCTGTGGCGGCCGGCCAGGTGCGCGCTCCCGGTCCAGGCGTGGGTCACCAGGATGGCGTTGGAGCGGTCTTCGTTGAGGGTGCCGTAGGTCTCATAGGCGATGTCGATCGGCCCGAGGATGCGGCCGCTCTCCAGGCGCAGTTCGGTGTCGAAGGTGATGATCTGTTCTGTCACGATGCCGTAGGACATGTCTCTCTCGTACTTTCGGGTGCCGGGATCGGCACGAAAAAAGCCCCATCTCGGTGTGAGAAGGGGCTTTTCGGGTGTGACAATAGCTAAAAGCGCCTTTCTCATCTTCGCCTTTCGGCAGGATTTAGCACCTGTCGCCCAATGGGCCGGTTGCTGTGGCTTCGCAGGGCCTTTCCCTCCACCACTCTAGATAAGCAGGTCTTTCTATTCAATTTTCGGTGCAGAATAAGGGAGCCGCCGTTATTTGTCAACGGCAAACTGTGCCCGAGGTTCACGACCCTGCTACAGCTCATTGCGGTACTTGACCAGGATGTACAGGCAGACGGCACCTGCCAGGAACATCCCGATATCGCGCGGCCAGGGGATCGGCTTGTCCAGGCCGGACTGGATCATCGGGTCCAGCAGGGCGCTGGTCAAAAGCGTTACGCCCGCAAAGGAAAGCAGTTGTTTCATGAGTTGATGGCCTTCAGCACGGCGCAGAAGTCGCGATCGGCAAGGCCCAGCGCCTTCGCCCTCTTGAAGCTCTCATTGGCGGCCGCGGCGGAAGCCAGGGGCTGGTTCAGGGCGTCCCCCAGGGCGACGGCCAGGCGCATGTCCTTTTGCATGTGCTTGAGCGGGAAGGCGGCATCGAACACCCCTTGGGTCATCTGGGCCCCCTTCAGCTTGAACATCGGGTTGGCCAGCGCGCCGGAGTCGAGCACGTCCAGGAGGTCGGAGCTCGCGAGCCCCGCCTTCTCGGCGAGGGCGAGCCCCTCGCAGAAGATGGTCATCATCCCCCCCATCACCATGTTGACGATGAGCTTCATTTCGGCGCCGCGTCCCACCTCGCCCAGGAACAGGCTCTTCTTCCCCATCTTCTCGAAGAGGGGCATCGCCTCGTCGAAGAGGCCGCGGTCGCCGGCGGCGAGGATGATCAGGGTGCCGTCCTCGGCTGGTTTCTTGCTCCCGGAGACAGGCGCTTCCAGGAATCTCCCTCCTTTGGCGGTGATTGCCGCTGCAATCTCCTGTGCCGTGGCGGCGTCCACGGTGGACATGTCCACGTAGCTGCGCCCCGCTCCGATCCCCTCCAGGGCGCCGGCCGGGCCGAAGCAGACCTCGTGGGCCGCGGCCGGGTCGGCCAGCATGGCGATGGTGATGGCACACGTCGAGGTGACCTCGGCCGGGGTTGCGGCTACGGCCGCCCCGAGCGCTGCGAACTCCTCGCATTTTGCCGCCGAACGGTTCCAGACCTTGACCTTGAAGCCGGCTTTGATGAGGTTTTTGGCCATGGCGCTGCCCATGATGCCCAGTCCGATAAAACCGTATGTTTCCATGTCGTTGCCTCCCTGATAGTTAAGTTTTTGCTCTAATAGTGGGTCCATATCTCCTCCCCCCGGAGGGGGGAGGCTGGGAGGGGGGGCTTCAGTAAGGTGCCCCCTCCCTAACCCTCCCCCTCCGGGGGAGGGAACTTACCGGCATCAGTCTCTTCATCCAACAGTGTCGCCTGCCGCCACCCGCGCACCGAGTTTACCAGAAAAACCGCTTCGGCCCGCTCCAGGTCCTCCCTTTTCAGGATCCTTTCCTCGATCGTCCCCTGGGCCAGCAGCTCCTCGCGCAGGGTGCCGGGGAGGAGGCCGCAGTCGAGAGGGGGGGTGCATTTTGTGCCGTCGATGACGGCAATCAGGTTGCTGTAGGCCCCTTCAGTCACCTCGCCGCGCTCGTTCTCGAAGATCACCTCGGCCAGGTCCGGCCGGGCGGCGAGCTCCCGGTGGAACAGGTCGCGCCGGCTGGTCTTATGGTAGAGAAAGGGATCGGTGGAGCTGACACGCTGTCGTGCGAAGGAGACCTTTGCCTCCGGGGTGGCCTCGGCGAGCGGCGCCGCTTCGCAGCTGAGACGCCCGTCCCTGAAGAGCAGCAGGCGCACCTTGTACCCGGTTGAAGGGATGAGGTCGGCCGCGGTCTCCTGCAAGGCTCGCAGCGCGGCGCCATCCGCGAGAGGGAACGAGAAGTAGCTGGCTGAGCGTTTGAGCCGCTCCTGGTGCCGATCAAGCAGGAAGTACCCCCGCTCGTCGTGCAGCAGCGACTCGATCAGGTGGAATTCCGGTCGCTGTTCCTCGATGAAGGCGCGCTTGTCCAGGCACTCCTGGTATTCCGCTTCCGGCTGCGAATCGTAGGTGATCCCGCTGCCGATGCCCATCTCGCCTCGCCCCGTCTGGAGGTCGAGGACGGCGGTCCGAATGGCGACGCTGAACTGCGCCTCGCCGCCGGGAGAAAAATAGCCCAGGCAGCCGGTGTACAGGCCGCGCGGTTCCCGCTCCAACTGCGCAATGATCTCCATGCTGCGCCTCTTGGGGGCGCCGGTCACCGAGCCGCAGGGAAACAGGGCCTCGAACAGCTCCAGCGGCGTCACCCCCTCCTCGACCCGGGACTGGATGGTGGAGGTCATCTGGTGCACGGTGGGGTGGCTTTCCACGTCGAAGAGCGAGTCGACCTGGACCGAGCCGGTCTGGGACACCATCCCCATGTCGTTGCGCAACAGGTCGACGATCATCAGGTTCTCGGCCACTTCCTTAGGGCTCTGCCTGAGCTGCTCCTTCCGGGCCAGGTCCTCCGCGTACCAGCGGCCGCGCGGGGCCGTCCCCTTCATCGGGCGGGTGACCAGTCTGTCGCCGGACAGGGAGAAGAACAGCTCCGGCGAGGCGGACAGCACGCGCCACCTGCCGCACTCGAGGTAGCAGTTGTAGGGGGTGGGCTGGTTGCCGCAGAGTGCGCTGAAGAAGGAGCGGGAGCAGCCGCTGAAGGCGAACCTTTGCCTGATGGTGTAATTGACCTGGTAGCTGTCCCCGGCGGCGATG
It encodes the following:
- the metX gene encoding homoserine O-acetyltransferase MetX; the encoded protein is MSYGIVTEQIITFDTELRLESGRILGPIDIAYETYGTLNEDRSNAILVTHAWTGSAHLAGRHSEDEKRAGWWDDIVGPGCLLDTDRYFVICSNVIGSCFGSTGPTSINPKTGKRYNLAFPVITVRDMVKAQALLLDRLGIEKLFCVLGGSMGGMQALEWATQYPERVASAVVLATTPRPSAQAISLNAVARWAIFNDPTWKKGEYRKNPKDGLALARGIGHITFLSDESMTAKFGRRFSARDGQFDFFGQFEVERYLNYNGYNFVDRFDANSFLYLAKALDLYDVAAGCESLEEAFEPVRAPIQFFAFTSDWLYPPAQTEEMVESLQKLGKQVEYHLITSAYGHDAFLLEHQTFTPMVQRFLNGIGS
- a CDS encoding NAD(P)-dependent oxidoreductase, which produces METYGFIGLGIMGSAMAKNLIKAGFKVKVWNRSAAKCEEFAALGAAVAATPAEVTSTCAITIAMLADPAAAHEVCFGPAGALEGIGAGRSYVDMSTVDAATAQEIAAAITAKGGRFLEAPVSGSKKPAEDGTLIILAAGDRGLFDEAMPLFEKMGKKSLFLGEVGRGAEMKLIVNMVMGGMMTIFCEGLALAEKAGLASSDLLDVLDSGALANPMFKLKGAQMTQGVFDAAFPLKHMQKDMRLAVALGDALNQPLASAAAANESFKRAKALGLADRDFCAVLKAINS
- the pabB gene encoding aminodeoxychorismate synthase component I yields the protein MQRFPAYLHGFAFAGHVGEISARTPEEVRPAFEELQRQLAAGLHAAGFVCYEAAGAINDTLTTAPAHPMPLLWFGLFTTRRPKTFPQHEAPFRCTDWQISPGWESYRDSVQEIRDFIAAGDSYQVNYTIRQRFAFSGCSRSFFSALCGNQPTPYNCYLECGRWRVLSASPELFFSLSGDRLVTRPMKGTAPRGRWYAEDLARKEQLRQSPKEVAENLMIVDLLRNDMGMVSQTGSVQVDSLFDVESHPTVHQMTSTIQSRVEEGVTPLELFEALFPCGSVTGAPKRRSMEIIAQLEREPRGLYTGCLGYFSPGGEAQFSVAIRTAVLDLQTGRGEMGIGSGITYDSQPEAEYQECLDKRAFIEEQRPEFHLIESLLHDERGYFLLDRHQERLKRSASYFSFPLADGAALRALQETAADLIPSTGYKVRLLLFRDGRLSCEAAPLAEATPEAKVSFARQRVSSTDPFLYHKTSRRDLFHRELAARPDLAEVIFENERGEVTEGAYSNLIAVIDGTKCTPPLDCGLLPGTLREELLAQGTIEERILKREDLERAEAVFLVNSVRGWRQATLLDEETDAGKFPPPEGEG